In Callithrix jacchus isolate 240 chromosome 18, calJac240_pri, whole genome shotgun sequence, one DNA window encodes the following:
- the FAM163A gene encoding protein FAM163A, with protein MTAGTVVITGGILATVILLCIIAVLCYCRLQYYCCKKSGTEDADEEEEQEHDLPTHPRDPSCNACSSQALDGRGSLAPLTGEPCSQPCGVAASHCTTCSPYSSPFYIRTADMVPNGGGGERLSFAPTYCKEGGPLSLKLAAPQGYPVTWPGSGCEAFTNPRAISTDV; from the exons ATGACAGCGGGAACAGTTGTGATCACTGGCGGAATCCTAGCTACGGTGATCCTCCTCTGCATCATTGCCGTCCTGTGCTACTGCAGGCTCCAG TATTACTGCTGCAAGAAGAGCGGAACCGAGGATGCAgacgaggaggaggagcaggagcacGACCTTCCCACGCACCCCAGAGACCCCAGCTGCAATGCCTGCAGCTCCCAAGCCCTGGACGGCAGAGGCAGCTTGGCACCTCTCACCGGGGAGCCCTGCAGTCAGCCCTGTGGTGTGGCAGCGAGCCACTGCACCACCTGCTCCCCATACAGCTCCCCCTTTTACATACGGACGGCTGACATGGTGCCCAATGGGGGTGGAGGCGAGAGGCTCTCCTTTGCTCCCACATACTGCAAAGAGGGGGGACCCCTATCCCTCAAACTGGCAGCACCCCAGGGTTACCCGGTGACCTGGCCAGGCTCTGGGTGTGAGGCCTTCACCAATCCAAGGGCTATTAGTACAGACGTGTAA